A portion of the Lolium rigidum isolate FL_2022 chromosome 1, APGP_CSIRO_Lrig_0.1, whole genome shotgun sequence genome contains these proteins:
- the LOC124677356 gene encoding putative wall-associated receptor kinase-like 16: MRMLALIAVAAVLFLAGGITVASSPSIALPGCKSKCGDLDIPYPFGTTPGCYHPGFMVTCNETYHPPKLFLDNGASPGPGPEVVEISLANSTVRVESWVSHFIIGNTSHVQLAISRSSPFVLSAKANSLVIVGCGFRVVLDIVDGTGEPFLPDVVCNGIGCCQPSIPVGLLSFLINLSPLDGASRCPITPSLAPEPAFNASVHMVEQEWWTDGSNVYGLQQYFIDLPSYPDMSPFFVPAIAAWALGSFPCEEAAQRPDFGCRSKNSMCLNSTNGADGYVCRCSDGYHGNPYMTNGCQGGRGRLAAGIIFSIGVGSGIIIFLLVLAVIFAAKKVKDQKAKRMKEYFFKQNRGLLLQQLVDRDIAERMIFSLEELEKATNKFDGARILGGGGHGTVYKGILSDQHVVAIKKSKTTIKREIDEFINEVAILSQINQRNVVKLFGCCLETEVPLLVYEFISNGTLYAHLHTDDPQSLSWKDRLRIASEVASSLAYLHSSALISIIHRDVKTSNILLDDRLTAKVSDFGASRGIAIDQSGVTTAIQGTYGYLDPDYYYAGRLTEKSDVYSFGVMLVELLTRKKPTASMPSEGVSLVAHFMFLLNKDRLSEILDAQVSEEAGDEASEVAAMAAMCLRMKGEDRPTMRYVETKLHGLQSVENTTQGDPEMQEYRVKLRHTTFQRRSDDAADADKEGQSNSRRYSLEEAMLQSASLRR, from the exons ATGAGAATGCTTGCTCTAATTGCCGTGGCGGCAGTGTTATTTCTCGCGGGCGGCATAACAGTGGCAAGCTCCCCAAGCATCGCATTGCCTGGCTGCAAGAGCAAATGCGGTGACTTGGACATTCCGTACCCCTTCGGCACAACCCCTGGCTGCTACCATCCTGGTTTCATGGTCACCTGCAATGAGACGTACCATCCACCAAAGCTGTTCCTGGATAATGGAGCCAGTCCTGGTCCTGGCCCTGAAGTTGTCGAGATATCTCTGGCAAACAGCACGGTGCGTGTTGAGAGCTGGGTTTCGCACTTCATCATCGGCAACACGAGCCACGTGCAGCTGGCCATAAGCCGCAGCTCCCCCTTCGTGCTCTCAGCCAAGGCGAACAGTCTCGTCATCGTGGGGTGTGGCTTCCGTGTTGTCCTGGACATCGTCGACGG CACCGGCGAACCGTTCTTGCCTGACGTCGTGTGCAACGGCATCGGCTGTTGCCAGCCATCTATTCCGGTTGGCCTTCTGTCCTTCCTCATCAATCTCTCCCCTCTTGACGGTGCCAGCAGATGCCCGATTACCCCGTCCCTGGCGCCAGAGCCAGCGTTCAACGCGAGCGTGCACATGGTGGAGCAAGAGTGGTGGACCGACGGATCGAACGTCTACGGCCTGCAGCAGTACTTCATTGACCTCCCATCTTACCCTGACATGAGCCCATTCTTTGTCCCTGCAATTGCAGCCTGGGCGTTGGGCAGTTTCCCCTGCGAAGAGGCCGCCCAGAGGCCAGACTTTGGGTGCCGCAGCAAGAACAGCATGTGCCTCAACTCCACAAATGGTGCCGACGGCTATGTTTGCCGGTGCAGTGATGGCTACCATGGCAACCCGTACATGACAAATGGATGCCAAGGTGGGCGAGGTCGTCTAGCAGCTG GAATAATTTTCTCTATAGGAGTCGGCAGTGGAATAATTATTTTTCTTCTAGTTCTTGCTGTCATCTTTGCCGCAAAAAAGGTCAAGGATCAGAAAGCCAAAAGGATGAAGGAATATTTCTTCAAGCAAAACCGTGGGTTATTGCTCCAGCAATTAGTAGACAGAGATATAGCTGAAAGGATGATTTTCAGCTTAGAAGAGCTTGAGAAAGCAACAAATAAATTTGATGGAGCTCGCATTCTCGGTGGTGGAGGGCATGGTACTGTCTACAAAGGCATTTTATCAGATCAACACGTTGTTGCTATAAAGAAGTCCAAAACCACAATCAAAAGAGAGATCGACGAGTTCATAAATGAAGTTGCCATCCTTTCTCAAATCAATCAAAGGAATGTGGTAAAGCTTTTTGGTTGTTGTCTCGAGACAGAAGTTCCACTACTAGTCTATGAGTTCATTTCGAATGGAAccctctatgcccatcttcatacTGATGATCCTCAATCATTATCATGGAAAGACAGATTGAGGATTGCATCTGAAGTTGCAAGTTCCTTGGCCTATCTTCACTCGTCTGCTTTGATATCGATAATCCACAGGGACGTCAAGACATCTAACATACTGCTAGATGATCGTTTGACAGCGAAAGTGTCTGACTTTGGTGCATCTAGAGGTATTGCAATTGATCAATCAGGGGTAACAACTGCCATCCAAGGAACATATGGATATCTTGATCCTGATTACTACTACGCAGGCCGGCTGACAGAGAAGAGCGATGTCTACAGCTTTGGTGTCATGCTTGTAGAACTGCTTACAAGGAAAAAACCAACCGCCTCCATGCCATCAGAAGGCGTCAGTTTAGTAGCACACTTCATGTTTCTGTTGAACAAAGATAGGCTCAGTGAGATACTAGATGCACAGGTCTCCGAGGAGGCTGGGGATGAAGCCAGTGAAGTAGCGGCAATGGCTGCAATGTGCTTGAGGATGAAGGGGGAGGACAGGCCGACGATGCGCTATGTGGAAACGAAGCTCCACGGGCTGCAGAGTGTGGAGAACACCACGCAGGGTGACCCAGAAATGCAAGAATATCGGGTTAAACTACGCCACACGACATTTCAAAGAAGGAGCGACGATGCTGCTGATGCTGATAAGGAGGGTCAAAGCAACAGCAGGCGATATAGCTTAGAGGAGGCGATGCTGCAGTCAGCCAGCTTGCGACGGTGA